DNA sequence from the Drosophila sechellia strain sech25 chromosome 3L, ASM438219v1, whole genome shotgun sequence genome:
GTGGCTCGCAGTGGAAAGTAGTGCTTTCGGGCACGAAATCATTTGGATAAAATAATGTTTAATTATAGTACATATAAAATTCCCAAAGTATAGGCCTGGGGAAAGCTATTGCGAGTCAGCCACCACCACATCTGTTGACCATGCGTTGGCTGTGGTGCTAGGTGCGCTGGATTTTCATTGCGTTTTATTTCACTGCCAGCGGCAGCCTGCGAATCAAAGCAACGAAGTAATGCAGCCTGGTGCCTCTGCGGTAAATGAGACATTGTGGCTAAAAATGCAAGCAACGAGGCACCGCCCTCTAGTAGTTGGAAAACTTGTCCCTGAAGAAGAAACAGCTCTGACGGATGACGGCGCATCTGGCATCTTGGTTAGAAGTCAGAAGCTCAACGAGCATGGTAACATAATTCACTTGACATTTCCAGGCTAAACATACATTTGGAATTCGTTAGTGTATGGATTTGGGCAGGACCGAAAGTGAAGTCGGCTTGTGGAAACCCTACTACCGCTGACTACGTTGAGACCTAAGACAAATTACCAAAAGAAGATGTACATGATGTATTTGATAGAGATTCAAACCTGCCCTTTTCCACTCCAAAAGTCTTGCAATGAAGAAAACATCAGTGCCTAAACCAAAACCAGATTTCTTTCTATTTCAAGCTGCCTGCcatcaataaataaacaagttgCCCATCTGCTGCATCTGCTCCGAAATCATACAATGTGCATCTGCCATCACTTATCGTTCCTTGGCGGCGTTTCTATTTTTGAAACTCTCATTACCGTCGGAAACAAACTCTTTTTTCGGGCATTTGAATACAAACATTTGCAGTTGAGTACTAAAGCGTTTGCTACTCTAAACAGTATATATAATCTTGATCGGAATCCTTAGCCAAGTCGATCTGGCCACTTTGCTGGTTCGCTTGTATGAACCCTGGCGCTTACATTAGCTGAGTAAAGAGTATCTGACTATCGACTATGGCGTTCTTCCATGTTATATTTAGGGTCATCAAAATTTCCCATCGTATTCTTTGACGCAGCAAATGAACTTCAAGGAACCCGAGAGTTGCAAGTCTGAACACCAATACCAAACAATCAATGTATATATAACTTACAATTTACTAGGCAGTATGTGTTTCATCTCAACTAAGGTAACTTCTCACCTACACTGAAGACGACAAATTCTCTCTGCCGAACCTttgaacatacatatgtgttaATAATCAATCCGTCCTCTAATCTGCTTATCAGTAAAACGGTGCCAGCTTTGCATGAATTTGCTCAAACTGCTGAGcgttttgatttgttttctaGCAACTTTATAGTACTTTAACCGAACCGTCAAATATGAAAAACGCAAGCAATCCTAACGTTCGTTACGCATACGTCTCGATAAACTTCAATTAGTTTGCTTGGGACTTAAATTCCGGAAGAAATGTGTCTGTTTTTACGCAAATTGCAGCGAAAGCTGTAATTAGAGACTCTCTCTTAATACCAATACAAGTCAAAATGGCATTTATAATGAGGTAAAGTACCCACAACGTCATTTAatatgcacatatgtatgtgaatGCGCGCAAGTTACAACAAATTCAAGCCTCAAAGTGCGGACATTAAACAATCTAATATTTGTTACGCTCGaatcaaataacaaaaaccCGATCCTTATTAGgtttatataaatatggtCAATATCGGTAATTGTAAGGTAATGACTACTTAAATCGTCATAGTATACAAGCCTTAACTAACCCCACTTATAAATTTGAAGACCATTTACTTGTTATGAATTTACGAGAACATGTCTTAAAAAAGAAAGGCCCTGCACCATTCAATTTTCGGCAAAGAGTGCATTTCGCAGTGGGGAATTGCATGCGCACCTCGAATTCCAAAGAGCGGCGCCGTATTCACTTTATGCCACTTCCTCCTACTCTAACCATGCTCGATTCGTTACTTTAATTAAGCATTCAAAAATTGTACTTAAAACCCACTTTAGAATCATAATCATTGTTGGCTTTATTTCATGTGTATGGGCTTATTTGTAAATCATATTTAATAGACTGTGGCGCTAGTCATTCTTGACAGCCTTTCCTTTCATCAAAAGAAAACAAGAGAAAGCGCTAAAGTCGATtttctcgactatcagatacccgtcaCTTACCTTGTGGGTGGTCGAAATTACAACATTTTGGAATACCTAGGAAATCTTTACAAGATTGTGGGCACACGTAAGTTCATCGTTATTTTTGATCAATCAATATGATTATTGTCAAGCAAACCCAAATGGTTAGGTAATTCGTTTACTTAAAAAGCTGTAACTCTGTAAATCGGACTCCTCCGGCAGTTTTCCTAAGAGGGTAAGTAAGGCCTACACAGGTTGGTCTTATTGCGATCGGAATTTTGCGCATACCAGGTAGCAAGTAGGCCCGAAGCTACCTGCTTCATTACATTCGCTTGTCTGAGTTGCAAAAACCGGTTTGATTTCAGTTGCAGTTTCAGATACTGCATCTGCCTATGCGTTACGCAGCACACTTTGATCAGTTTGatcatttacatttaatatCCTGGTCCACATTCCTTCCTATCCCTTCATAAAGTCTTTCAATACCACTTCAAGTGATATCACCAACTTGAGATACGTTCAAAAAATCTAGTTTCGCTCAAAAAATACAGAACTGCCTTCCCCATACTTAGAATATTTTTACACTGAATTATTTAGGTATCCAGAACCTGCCTGTTTACAAAAAGAACGACAGACCTCAGTGAAGCAGATGGACTTCCTGTTTTGTTCCTTTAAGAGGGGTCGTTTGTATTTCGGATTCGAGTTCAAGTATAGGACCTTTAGTTGTTGGTTAAATGTGTAACTTAAGGCATCCTAGTCGGCAGTGCTTGAAGTGCCTTCTAGAACAATCGCTATCAAAGCTACCAATGCCTGAGATTGACTCTCATAACCGGCTGATAGATCACGTGCTcattaaaactttaaaattgttGTTAACCACACGCCATTTGAGAGCGGGACAGAGCACAGCTGAAGAGCTGACAGGAGTAAAACCGGTTTGAGCGGCAGATGTTTCATAGCTTCCTCTTTAATGACTCATCGGTATCCTTCTTGAGTCAAAATGCCGCACTTGAGTTCTTTTGGAAAACGAGGAAGTGCGGAAAGTAAAGAGGCAGCTGGAAACGAGCCCTTATTCAAGAAAGGGAAGACAGCATTTaaaatgggggaaaataaGTATAATCATGTCGGACAAATaacttataaataatataaacatttttaattttaaatgttgCTCATGCTGCTTGGCAGAAGTGGGATTTACAAATAGCCAGTCAAACATAAAAACTGCATCATTGCCAAACTCACTCAAAATCCATCCCCTAGGATCCTTTGAAACGgcacaacaataacaataagcCGGTTTGAGTGCGTCGAGCAGCTGGGTAGCCGCTGAGGGTTGAACTGGGATCAGTCTGAGTCAGAACAACGAACCGTACGGATACGCTCAGCGGAGTCTCTCGGGACACTACATCGCgacatttatttcatttagcagTGAAACAGTATGGTTACATATCACTTTCGGTCAAGCCTAACTCAGTTTAGTGTGCCTCATCTTGAAGCGCCAAGTGGCGAAAGTGCAAAGCGCAGCAAAGTGCGAAGAGAAGGCGACAAGTCGAATATGAACACAAACAGCCCGCGCAAAAGTATGACTGTGAAATCATCACAGCTATATAGGTACATCGCGCCCAGGAACCGATCCATGCTTGTCATGAAGAATCCACGGAACATGACCTTGCGACGGTAAGCTGATACGCAACTACGCCGCAATGATGAACTAGGCTTCAACACATTCCTTGAACTAGGCTTTAGCGCGCTCCTTGAACTGAACATCTGCCTGATGTAGAGACCGTTTTCTGGGGATGATGGGCAAGACTGCATTCCTTCACGTATCCCAAGCCTAAATGGTTTTTGTAACGAGCACGCAAAGTGTTCATAGCCTGCTGTTTGCTCTGTAGTTCGCTTAAAGAAAAATCGTATGAGGAGCGAAGGTAAAGAAAAGATATTCCGAAGATACCCCAGGGGCACACTACCTTCTCCTCCCGCTGTCGTCCTGTGAGAGGATGTCCTGTTTATTCCTAATTCCCCACCCCAGATTACCATGGGCCTTTCCTAGCATTTAGGGTCGTATCTCGgtgtgtttgttttctttgtttgcGCCGGTTCTCAAAATACTTGTTCTTTGCCTACAATAAGCATACGGAAATGGAATTCGCGAAGTTTACATAGGATTCGTTTCGAGAAAATCCTTTTTCGGCTTTTCCGAGCAACTTGTTTTTGTAATGTAAAATATACCTGCCTCATGAATTCAGGACCCTCGCCGCCACATTTTCACACGCATCCGTTTGGCGAGTGTCGTAACCTTAGGAAAGATTTCTTTGAAATCTATAATTTGCTTTACAAGCAGAACCCTTTTTGCCGCCAAATAATAAACTGGCATAAAGATTTTACATATTCCACTGAAGACTTCCGTTTAGACTCTCAAGGCCACAACTTCTATCATTAAACAAAATGTGTTCTATATCTTTCAGAATGCCAAAACCTGGAAGCAATGAAATGGGAACAACCAGTGACTGCGCTGCGACTTTGGTAAGTAACTCAATTTGTTGAACTGGGAGTTCGGTATTACTTCGTTTACTCCAAGGCTCTTTTATAAAAAGTACTCAGCTCTGCATCTGTAGAAACTAATTCAACAGCGGGGAGGTCATTCAACTCCAACTCTTAGAAGTATTACAGCACACGCTCGGCCAATTTGTTTTATGACAGTGTAGGATATCTTGCCCAAAACCAAACTTTCTCTGAGCTGCCGATACCGGCAGTAAGGTGGCACTGAGTTCAATAGACAGATCATATTTCTGCCTAAGATATTTATATAAGAAATTATCCAATGACGCGAATTCGAAAAAGCGTCGCTGCAACCGCAAATCAAATCGCCCTGCATAACAATAGGATCTTTCTTGCTACTCCGCCGATCAATGCACTGGGCAATAAGCTACTTGCAATTCATTCACGGCAACCGCATCCGAGAAGAGTAGGGTGTCACGGTTGAGTAGATGCTACTAAAGCCCTCGTTGGCTTATCTGACGCCATAAATGAACCCGAAATATGATCTCTGTAAAAGGTGTGCATTGATGGGCTCTGGTCTGGTTGTGACCACCATCTTGAATGTGCGATATAATGTCGACTCGTCATTAAACCAATATCTCAATTAAGGCTTCGTTCGTTGCATTTTGATTAGGTTCCCAGTCACATGCCGCTGGGCATCCTTCCTTTGTTCCATGCAGGTGATGTCAAGGGAAAAACTAATCACGCAAGACAAAACCTGGAAACAGTCAGCCTTTCAGAATGTCATTGGTCAAGCCATCAGTCTGTTGTCGAGGTCGCAGAAAATAAGTTGACCCAGCCTGTGCAACAAAGCAGGCATTTGAGACAAGTGGCAGGGGCTCGTGCTATGCCATTCTTGCCTTAATCTAATCAAACCACTTCCAACCAGACTCCTGACAATAGAGCTCGCAGATAGAGTTGATCTCAAAGGCATTATGTCCCATAATGCAAGGGCCAAGCTACAAGGGGTCTCCACACACTTACGGCCGGGCGACGACATCAACACTCGGCTGTACTCGCAGTTCTCATTTGCAAGCCTCGTTGCCGGCAATTGCGGTCTATCAGTTATTGGTTATCGCTTTGCCCGGTTACACTTGCCAGTGCTGTTTGCGGAAGTCCCGCTGGTCCGCTGAAGGCGCTATGAAGAAGCTGATAATACCTACGCTCATGGACACCTATGGGCTGATTAAGTTCTGGGACTTCGATTCGGGCGCCCCTGCAAATGTGTCGCTGCCCACCAGAGGCAGAGTGGACCTCAGCGTGCCCGTGGGCAATATCATGCCCGGCGAGCGCTACAAATGGAAATCTCGTCTTCTTCAGGTTGGGTCTTTGCTGCAAGAAATATtctatttatttactattatCATTAATTGGTGGTTTCGAGAGCGGTGCCCTGATAAGGTAATGATATTTTGGCGCCATCAAGCACAAGCAGTATTATTgccaaacgaaaaacaaaacccgATAAAAATGTCAACCGATTGCCTATGTGTGAGTGCCAGAGCTTACTTGCCTTCTGTTACCTTTCGTGAaaggtaaaataaaatacgaaaTACGACTCTAAATCTGGCAATAAGCATTGGAAGCATACTTGTCACAGCTACCAGTACCCCAGAACGCTTTATTAGCGTTTCGTTTTTGTTAACAAAATTTTTGTCCCCAGACATAGTTATGACGATTGTTGCTTGTGATATCATAATTGTTTTGTTCCGAACCTGGGCCGATACGAAGGGATAAGTTATGCTGCGAATTGATAAGATACTTCTGGTTTCGGGTGAGAAGGCGAGTTCCGTTGAAGTCGCAGCACTGCGCTACATAGCTGCATCTATTGCTACAGCCACGGTGGATTGTCAATCTGTATCTAGACATAAAGTGCCAGCCGGTCGATAATGCAACTTTATTTCTCTTACAGTCACAGCAAATAAAGGCGGTCTCCAGTCCAACGCTGTCCGAGCCGTGCTTAGAGGAGCAGCTACAAAAAGAAACTGAAAGTGCGGATGTGGCTAACACAGGCAGCAGCGCCGGAAGTGGAGGCCTAGGCGTATTGCAGAAATTCAAACGCACCTTGAACAACTTTAAcaacaaaaatcaaatgcacATCTCTCCGCTATCACCAGCGGCAGTAGGTAACAATGTCCCAAAAACTAAGACATCGCCAACAACGCCGACCGCATCGATAGCACCTATGATAACGACGACCACAGCTGGCGATCCTGGGTCAGAGGCCGGCGATTCGAGCTCCGGAAAATACCGGTTTGGGCCCCTTATTTGGCGTTCTTCCAAAGAACGCCGTAAGACGAAGTACAACCGACGCGACAAGTGCAATTCTGGTGACTCAGGCATACAGATCGAACTAGAACAGGATGAGCAATACTCCCGTGCGATGGCGGTGAGCCGCCAGGATGAGCCCCGCGCTTTTGCCTTAACCAATGGATCGTGTGGTGTCGCACTCTCTAAAATGCGAGCCATACGTCGCACCAACTCTGCAAAGGCGAGCAGCATCCTTGGGCCCTTTATTGTTAAAACCAAAATAGCCAGGCACTTAAACATTGGAGAGTCTGACAAAGCTGAGCGCAAAGCGCCCGAGTCACTACCCACGCGATCGCTTAGCCAGCCGAACGGCCTAGAGTCATACGGTATGGGTCGTCCCGATCTTGAGGATAGCGACAGCGATAGTGTCGCGTCAAACGAGGAAGGTAGGTTAAAGCTTAAGTGCAATGTACAATTTCAGCCAGACAATCTTAACTAATGTGGTGTCTTTTTGGTCCCCAGCTGTAAGCTTCTACCCAACCACCTATGCGGAGGTGCTGTACAACTTCACGGCCGGCGGTCCTCAAGAACTAGGGCTAGAGAGAGGAATGCTTATAGAAATACTGCGCAAGGAAGTGGGACCCTGGTGGTTCGGCCGAATTAAGAAGGAGGAAACCAATCTGGTGGAAGACATATTGGGTCCTGAACTGGGCTGGTTCCCCAAGGAGTTTGTGCGCATTATACACTGTCCAGAGACGGACAATTTCTTTATAGCGCACAGGGCTGCCGCTGATGAGGCGGCGGTTGCGGAAGCCAAAGCTCTTGCAGAGGAAGGGTCTGTTCCCGTTCCCGTTGCGGCATTTGCAGAGGACACAGACGTTACCGTCACCACAGACCAAAGCAACGTCACCCTTATAGTCATTGAATCACCACCAACTCCGAGTGCACCCAGTGTGGACTTTGTTGCCCAACCGGATCACAGCACGATCATACGCCGCAGTGCCGTTCGCGAACTGCTTGATACGGAGGTCAATTACGTAAAGCTGCTAGCAGCCATTTGTGATGGGTAAGAAAACAAGACCTGACCAATCTTCAGCACATATTTACTTTGTGACCCATTTTAGGTACCTGCCAGCTATGAGCAAGCGCATCGATATATTTTCGCCAAACAGTATTCGGCTTATCTTCTCCAACATAACGGCCATTTACAAGTTTCAGCGAAAGTTTCTTGAAGCCTTACGACGTGGAATAGAGCAAAACCAAGTTGCCAAAGTTTTCCTTAAAATGGTAATTAATTAACTTAAAACCAAAAGAGACAACCGTTTCTAATATATCATCCTTCCTGCAGCATAAAGGTTTCCTATGCTACTCCACCTATTGTAACGCATACCCTCGAGCCCTAATAGAACTTGAGACCTACGATCGCGTAAAAGACGCCCGTACAATTCTTGAGAAGTgagtaattttatttttaaatttcgacTTCACACctaataagtatttataatataGCTGCCGCGAATCCCAAAACCTGGCCGAGCTGCCCCTCTCTGCTCACCTGCTGGCACCTGTGCAACGAATCTGCCGCTATCCCCTGCACCTAAACGAGATTATTAAGTCGGCATTGGAGAAGGGAGCCAAGGAAGGGAACGATACAGACGGTGCGAAGTCAGCTGGCAAGACAACTGACTATGAGCAACTTGATGTAAATGAACTAGACATACCCGACTCTCAAGATACTGTCAATTTGGCGCTGGAAGCGATGCGCGGCATCACAGAAGCAGTCAATGAGGGCAAGCGCCACAGCGAGACGATTGCAAGGCATCAAGCCAGCTTCCAAAACTTTAAGGGACCGCCGCTGCACTTGCATAGTGCTCGCTTCTtcctgcaagttgatgccacGCGGCAGAAACAGAATCTGTGGAACAGCAGCTACACTCTGTTCCTTTTTGATAACCAGCTCGTTTACTGCAAGCGAGATATTATTAAGCGGAGCCACTTCATCTACAAAGGACGCATATTTCTCGATCGGTGTCGCGTGGTAAACGTGAGGGATGGAAAAATGTTTGGGCACACCATTAAGAACTCCCTACGCATCTATAGCGAGTCTCGAGACAAGTGGTACGATTTTAGCTTCCGTTCGGCGAACCGCAAGCATCGCTTCCTAAGCACTCTCGCCCTTGAGCGCCAGTTCGGTGGTAAAGCTCTATACGTATCAGAGATGACTGGATTCGAGTATAACTACGAGGAGCGGCCGGGCGATTACTCAGACCAATCAGATTACGATGCACAAGATTTTGAATTAGCAACTGGGGTCACCAGTGGTGAGAGCTCACTGCCGGAGTCGCCGGCCAAATCTACGTCTCGCCTGTGTGAGACACTGCCAAAAAAATCGCAGTCCAGAGACGGAATATCCAGCGCTGAAAACTCTCAAATAGTCTCTACCACATCGACAGGTTCGCTAGGAAGGCGGCATTTTGGCAATTGGTTCCGCAAGCCAAAGAGCGCAAACTGCACTCCAAGTCAATCACCGACGCATAAGCCGAGCTTCGACGCAGACGCTACGCTCACGGAAGCCCGGGTTGCTGCGGTGGAACTGGCTGAAGCCGCGGCCGCGCTCGTGCCAACGGACAGCTCCTCTGCTTAAATACTAGGGACAGCTTTGTATCGAATcgcaatacaaatacaaacagCATAAAGCCAACATAAATTCGTGCTAGATTACAcgatataaaatatttgttacattaatattaaattgtcTTAAATTATAGTAACATGTAGTTGACCAGTGTTACAGTTCGTAGATGTTTCGTTAGTTACCCTTGGGTTTTTGTTCAATATAAATCATTGTGTTTCTATTTGATCGTGTATGTTCTTGAATTGGAGTCATATTTTTTGCAATTCATATTGCGATAATAAGAATTTTAGATGtacaataaaaatacaaatattgtatACTTCTGGCATTTCAATGcagttttatataaaaatgtcGCCGACTGCTAGTCTAAAATCCTGTCCATACTTGTAATTTTAGGTTACGTGATAATTCGATAATAAATACccgaaaattaatttagtttTCTGTTCACACGTTCGTAGGTTCCAATCTGAAGAGCAGGTATTTAAAAACGTCTGGAAAATTTTGCTACTTAATATGTCAAATTTTAACATGATTAACAAAGACAATGTATCTTTGTTTTGATCGTGCATTAAAACAGGATAGTACCAATGTTCTTTGTTACTTATTTGTTGGGCTAATCCACTATGATACGTCTTCACAGTTAAAGATGCAAAACTTAACTACAACTAAAcgacacaaattaataaatcTATTAATAAACAAACTAGGTTATTGCATATGAAACGTATTTGTTCTATACAAAAATTGGTTGATAGTCAATTTGAAATCCTGAGAATTAGCAATTGTTAACTTTACAATACAAGACAAGCAAAAAATGCATCCGAACAATTGAgcgaatttaattttttctaagAGAATCACGAATGTATCTTGGTAGTATTTTAGTATTTGGCCAATCTGTTGGCAAGAATTATTTTATTGTCTAATAAGGTgattgaaaaatttaaaaagcaaTTTACTATTTAATAGACTttgcaaaacaaaacgcaTTGGTGTTTgctaaatatttcttttttaaatgtatagGAAATCAAATTAACAGAACAAAATTCTACACAATACACCTGGAATACAACCAAACTAACCAACTATGTAAATAGCTCAAGAATCTTTGTATTTCCAAAAAAAGACCAAATAGTTGGCTTGGATTTATCGCATGGTTTAACTTGGGCTTATTTACGTTTTGAGCACTTTTAAACCGAAACCAGTTTGTTAAGTTTTAAACAGGCAAACTTCATaataaaactatataaaaacataaaacactAAAACGTTTCATCAAAACATATGCCAGCAAAGAAAGCAGATGACAAATTTGTATGTAGAGAATACACTCGTAAGCTTAATCGGATGAGAGAACACATAACGAATCATATAAACATAGCAACTACAAATATACCCCATAtgccaaataaatatatatatatttatccaTGTTAATAATgtctttttcattttgtttgaaaTATGCAGTTTCTCTTGGCGGTaatgcttttatttttaaattatttaccaTGAACCCAACGAAACACCATTAAATATGTTCTTTGTATATTAATACGCTCATTTATTTTAGTGacattatttaataatttgtagaaatattaatttacaATCTTAAATACTTGTAGCTAATTTTTGCGTGAAAGTTAACTTAAATGTACATACAAGTATTTACTTTGAATAGTGCTGCTCACTTTAATAGGCTTGAAATTGTGCACTTTCAGTGCCTAGCTATTTGTTTTAGTACCCTTTCCaatggttttattttatatcttTCTCGCAATAGCTTCGAAGTAtattaagttattttattATAGTTTTATAGTTATAATTGggatttatttttttacttagttaaatatgcaaatacaaACACAGCGGACAGCGActcaaacattttaattatttctctATATTCTCGTTAAAGATATctaaattttgtatttaatagATTTTCTTAAAGATTATATTGCTGTATTAAAATTCTATGCTGCAGCAGTATTAAGCATATACCCTTATACTTATGACTATATATTGGAATTAGATGCttacataaatatacatatagttATGAATTACAAAAGTTTAGGTGTAGAAAGGGATGAATAGATAAACAAGTTATCGAAACGTAAGGCTGATTAGTAGAAatgtgcatatatgtacaGGTAAATTATGAATTTCAAAATGGAATAGCGCGTGTTCACGCGATCTCTCACAGGCAAACTAAAATTACACTCGGCATTTACACTTTTCTCTTAAAAGCTAGACAACATACACCTTACGCTAATTCAACAATGAAAACGCATACAACGAACGATTTAAACTACAATAACAGATTAAGGTTTGGTACAATTTcattctttttgttttttttttcggtgctAATaacatattatataatatacaatAATTCCTTTACAAAAGAGTCAGTCCATTATGTTGGTTACCAGCTTGGCAATTTCTATCCGCTATTATGATTACCCATTTAGATCTTCATAAAAAACCGTTCTCACAATATGCCATTAGTATAGTATTGATAACCGTCGTACAGTTTGGTTGACAGACTTTTCAGCGAGTCCTGTACAAGCTGCTCAACCTTTCGCTCCATTTCTTGTTCGGTTAAATTCATATGAAAGCGTTTTCGGAGATTCTGCACGGTTCCAGAGCACCCATTCTTAAAGCACGGCAAATGCGCATCTGTTAAATAAAGATATTATTGCGTGAATCTTTTTTACGTTTTTTGCTGCGGAACTTACTGCTGCGCATAATTTCCACGAAGTTAATAATACGATCCATATGCTTTCGAGCAGACATCATTCCAACTAACAAGAGCTTATTAAATTCACCCCAATGCTCTGAGCCCGTGCCACCCATCACCTCAACAAATTCCGGCGTTAGCTTAAAGGGCGACTGTTCGAATCCTGCAAGcggcaaattgaaatgaatttataAGCTTTACCATGATCTGCAGAATACCTACCCAAGTTTTTAGGTGATATACTTAAAATAAATCCAAAGTCAATGTGTATAATGTGCCCATCCGAATGGAAGAGAATGTTGCCATTATGCCTAGAGTGGTTGGATAAACGTCGGTAAGAAAAATATGTTAACCAATATAACTATTTGGGACTACCTGTCCTTGACTTGCAGCAAATATGAAATTAGACAGTAAGCTGCACAGCTTTGGACGAAGTTTTTCTGCGCGCGCCGAAAACTTTCTCCGTTTGGTGAGCCGTATTCATCGATAAAATACTCTTTTAATGATTTGTTGGAGTTCTTCTTAATTTGGTGCAGGGATACAGTGTTAAGGATCGGCTCTATAAGACCACTATCATTCGAGAGGCAGACTATTTTGTACGGGCGCACCCACAGATCCACTTGCTCTTCTtgccaaataattttaaacatcTGCAAAGTATACGTTAGGTTTTAAGATACTATTTCCTCTTGTATAACCGAATTAATTAATACCTGTAAAAGTTGGGTAGCCATAAGTTCTTGGCGTAAATCATCGCCACACTTCACGATGGCTGAAAGCAGCCGCCAGTTTGATAGATGACCGTATGGCGAAGACTCGCGGATGAGCTTTTCCTTTTCGTGCCAAGGTTCCTACACAAAGCAATAATTTAACATCAAATGCAATATTAAAATTGAACATACTCACCTTTAA
Encoded proteins:
- the LOC6610169 gene encoding uncharacterized protein LOC6610169 isoform X5; protein product: MVTYHFRSSLTQFSVPHLEAPSGESAKRSKVRREGDKSNMNTNSPRKSMTVKSSQLYRYIAPRNRSMLVMKNPRNMTLRRMPKPGSNEMGTTSDCAATLSQQIKAVSSPTLSEPCLEEQLQKETESADVANTGSSAGSGGLGVLQKFKRTLNNFNNKNQMHISPLSPAAVGNNVPKTKTSPTTPTASIAPMITTTTAGDPGSEAGDSSSGKYRFGPLIWRSSKERRKTKYNRRDKCNSGDSGIQIELEQDEQYSRAMAVSRQDEPRAFALTNGSCGVALSKMRAIRRTNSAKASSILGPFIVKTKIARHLNIGESDKAERKAPESLPTRSLSQPNGLESYGMGRPDLEDSDSDSVASNEEAVSFYPTTYAEVLYNFTAGGPQELGLERGMLIEILRKEVGPWWFGRIKKEETNLVEDILGPELGWFPKEFVRIIHCPETDNFFIAHRAAADEAAVAEAKALAEEGSVPVPVAAFAEDTDVTVTTDQSNVTLIVIESPPTPSAPSVDFVAQPDHSTIIRRSAVRELLDTEVNYVKLLAAICDGYLPAMSKRIDIFSPNSIRLIFSNITAIYKFQRKFLEALRRGIEQNQVAKVFLKMHKGFLCYSTYCNAYPRALIELETYDRVKDARTILENCRESQNLAELPLSAHLLAPVQRICRYPLHLNEIIKSALEKGAKEGNDTDGAKSAGKTTDYEQLDVNELDIPDSQDTVNLALEAMRGITEAVNEGKRHSETIARHQASFQNFKGPPLHLHSARFFLQVDATRQKQNLWNSSYTLFLFDNQLVYCKRDIIKRSHFIYKGRIFLDRCRVVNVRDGKMFGHTIKNSLRIYSESRDKWYDFSFRSANRKHRFLSTLALERQFGGKALYVSEMTGFEYNYEERPGDYSDQSDYDAQDFELATGVTSGESSLPESPAKSTSRLCETLPKKSQSRDGISSAENSQIVSTTSTGSLGRRHFGNWFRKPKSANCTPSQSPTHKPSFDADATLTEARVAAVELAEAAAALVPTDSSSA
- the LOC6610169 gene encoding uncharacterized protein LOC6610169 isoform X4, with product MKMSITGADSGRASATELEESAVATMQLREPTTPPPPISGEDVFASRVSHTTWYLPVEDSSSPPASGTNEAGGASPEADPREGDAAGDSSMSTSDEMPKPGSNEMGTTSDCAATLSQQIKAVSSPTLSEPCLEEQLQKETESADVANTGSSAGSGGLGVLQKFKRTLNNFNNKNQMHISPLSPAAVGNNVPKTKTSPTTPTASIAPMITTTTAGDPGSEAGDSSSGKYRFGPLIWRSSKERRKTKYNRRDKCNSGDSGIQIELEQDEQYSRAMAVSRQDEPRAFALTNGSCGVALSKMRAIRRTNSAKASSILGPFIVKTKIARHLNIGESDKAERKAPESLPTRSLSQPNGLESYGMGRPDLEDSDSDSVASNEEAVSFYPTTYAEVLYNFTAGGPQELGLERGMLIEILRKEVGPWWFGRIKKEETNLVEDILGPELGWFPKEFVRIIHCPETDNFFIAHRAAADEAAVAEAKALAEEGSVPVPVAAFAEDTDVTVTTDQSNVTLIVIESPPTPSAPSVDFVAQPDHSTIIRRSAVRELLDTEVNYVKLLAAICDGYLPAMSKRIDIFSPNSIRLIFSNITAIYKFQRKFLEALRRGIEQNQVAKVFLKMHKGFLCYSTYCNAYPRALIELETYDRVKDARTILENCRESQNLAELPLSAHLLAPVQRICRYPLHLNEIIKSALEKGAKEGNDTDGAKSAGKTTDYEQLDVNELDIPDSQDTVNLALEAMRGITEAVNEGKRHSETIARHQASFQNFKGPPLHLHSARFFLQVDATRQKQNLWNSSYTLFLFDNQLVYCKRDIIKRSHFIYKGRIFLDRCRVVNVRDGKMFGHTIKNSLRIYSESRDKWYDFSFRSANRKHRFLSTLALERQFGGKALYVSEMTGFEYNYEERPGDYSDQSDYDAQDFELATGVTSGESSLPESPAKSTSRLCETLPKKSQSRDGISSAENSQIVSTTSTGSLGRRHFGNWFRKPKSANCTPSQSPTHKPSFDADATLTEARVAAVELAEAAAALVPTDSSSA